AATCTAATACTAGAGTATGACCTGTGTGATACACAGAGATATGTAACTGTATCAATGTGTTGACATGTCAGAATCTAGATAGAAATTGCCCTTTCTCAAAATACTCTGTATTATTTAGCTTAGTTATTTCCTTTCTACATGTtagatttcaaataaaagagTAAAACAATTTAAACTTAACAGAGAGAAATTACGAAATTATTTTGCTATCACTTCACGTCAAGAATGATCACCTTTTCGCTAGCCCGATGGTGATGATTAGGAGTGTTTTGAATTCTAACACAGGAAAGAGGCACTCGAGATAATTAGGGTTTCAGAAATTCTAGCCTAGCTACTGATCTAACCCAATAATAAAATTAACTACATGTAGAGAATCATCAATTGTCCACCTTAATCGATTGTTACATGGAGAGATAACATAGTTTATTTcattataatttaccaattgATAAGGCAAATGATTACTTAGCATCTTATTTCCTTATATTTATGTCTTTTGAGAATATTATATACCGCCCTCTAGAATATCTACTCGATTAAGTTACAGAACAAAATCAGTTCTCTTGTTTATTACCCGATCATGTGGAAATTCCCGTAGTACTTTTATTGCTGTCTTTATCTATTTTATAGGATAAAAGAGAAATCACATATATTGTGCTGGAAAAGATATAAATCAtttcaacaaaagcaaaagacGCTTATGACTTGCAGTAAGGGGGAAGGAACATGCTTCTGAGCTTTGTTATCAAAGCTGACATTTGACTTTGGaaactttgaataatttgtgTATTGATTTGTCTGACATTTGGCAAGTCGTCCATTTTCCATTAGCAAAATAGATTCATTATTATAAACATATCTTCTtcatttagttttatttttcttccttttaggGCTGCAGGAATTTATATGCAGATTCAGCTAATCAAAAAAGATGCCGGAAATAGAGGATGTGTACCTTGAAGAACTGCTTGATAAACAGCAGGATTATTAGAAGACAGCATGCAAGTCATGAGAACAGATGAGGTATCATGTCCTGCAACCATGATTAGCATGATATTGTGCAAAATTTCCTTGTCAGTCACAACTCGTTTAATTTCTTCATCGCGCTTACTTAAAAGGCACGTGATCAATTCTTGATGAGGAGTGGCAGTGCGCTGTCtagtttctctttcttctcttgtacAAGTTCCTTCAACAGACCTTGGACCCTGGAGCTTGCATGGAGGCTCCTACTATAGCACGTGAATGGCAGCTTTACTGGTATCAACCACACTCCCTctataatttcttgaaaattttgcaagaatttaTCTCTTTCTGCTCTTTCCTCCATACCAAAGAGAAGAGAGCATATAATGTTGAATGTAAGGTTTTTCATCAGGGGCAATGCCTATAGGAAAATCAAAGCATTAATGTTATTTACTCTGCTTTCGTTTGTTGAAGAGAGCATGCGCACTTTCAGTCTATGCATTCATGCTCATAGTCAATGGATGCAGAGGCCATACAAGTGTGAACACCAGTTATATGAGGGAGTGAGTGCATACAGCATACGTTCCTTAAAATTGATTTGTATAGAATATATCTCAAACAGATCAAAGCAACTGTGGGAGTTTTACAGCATATTGACGTACCGCAACTTTTTCCTTGCCCTGCCAGTGCAACTCGATGTGCTTTCTGACTTCTTCATCCATTTTCCCCACCTGCTGCTTCAGAGAATCTCTCACGCATTTGTGATCTTGGCCCCTGAGTTCCATCAGATTTCGGTCTCCCAGAATCGCGCAGATGGATGCTGTTTGTTTGTTGGCCATCTCGCTGCTGTCTCCAGAGAATATAAGCTTGTTCATTGCTTGTCCATGAATGAACACCGTTGGTTTGCCAAAGAGAGAGAGCCTCGAGATTGGTACATACGTCCGCACTCTTTCATGGAGCCATTCTTCTTGCATGTTTGTCCTCATGGCTCGGAGCAGATCAAGGCTTTGGCCTATAATGGGGATTCCCAACAAACCCGGAGGTAGCTTTCATGATgaacctcttcttcttcagcttaaTAAAAAGAGAACTGgtagaaggaagagaagaaggataATCAAAATGTTCATTGTTGTGGGTGCGGGCATGTGTGTGGGTGTGTGGGTATGTGTGGGTGTGTACGTGATGAGGGGAAAGCAAGAGAATCATAGCTCTCCATTTTTGTCTGTTTCTGAACTAGCACTTTAGGTGGCAGATTCCTTCTGGAACGGGCGATGACGATTACTGTGTAGAAAACGCATCGACTTTGATACAGGTTCTGTTCAATATTTAGCCAATTTGTTTCGTGTGCCAGGTGCGTTATTCAAAGTTGCGGTTGACATAGACTGACTTAACAGAGAAAGAAATGGATGAGACCTCTTGTTTGGTCGTGACAGCGGAGTTGAGCCCGGATGTATGTTACTCTAAATTTGTTCCGGTCACTATCATAAATTTAACGGAATGGAGCGAAACTGAGAACCAATTTTTAATGTGTTAGCGTAAAATACAACAAAACTCCTAGAATGAGAAATGGACCATGGTTGTTGAAATTTGAAGATCGGAATGATTGAAAGGAGGAACAGGATCAGTTCCTGAATTCCACTCGAAAAGCTTAACATTGTCCGCTATCATCCTCCGCGAttgttgatcaaacaagtcagtCGACAAGAGAggggcaaagaaaaagaagaatgtgAAGAATATGAGATGGAAATGGAGGTGGGATTCTTGGAAACTGCAGTGAAAAATTATTCTGAATGGAGTCTTCATTTTTTCCAACCCATAAGGTCCGAAGACTGATAAGTGAAGAGATCTCATTTTCGGTGAAAGCTGGAACAATTGTTCCTatgcaaattgatatattacCAGTGATGCGAAAATCTTACTTCTCTGCACCATAATTCTAATTCCATTCTAGtgtccaattttattttaccaaaaagacATGCACAATTCATTTGATATAAGAGGTACCGAGCAATTGAGATCCTAATAGCGGGAGCTAGCCTTTCTCTAGCCTAGCCACCAGAACTCGGGAACAAGCACCAAGGATATGGGCTGGACTTTGATGAACCCAGCTTGGGTGCTGATAACGTAGAAGCGAGAGTCGTGTAACCGAGCACGGGCACTAGAGTCTTGGCTCGACCTCAGGGGACGTGGGCCCAACTACCAAGGAACCAGGACCAAGCACTAGTGAGTTAAGCATGGGCCTGGCCCTAGTCACCATGAAACTGGGCATGGCTCGGTTCCTAGGTATAGGTACCGAGATCTTTGGTCCAACCTCAAGGGACCTAACCTTGGCTGCCATTGAGCCAAGCATGGCCTTGACAAACCAGTGCCTGTGTAATATAATGGCCCAATAAATCCAAGCCCATGTCGGACAAACTCAGCCCATCtatcctcttctcttttctagATATTTCATGTGAGGGCAAGCCGcagacaaaattgaaaaaaacgGTAAGAGAGGGGGAGCCGTTcgtgagaaggaaaaaaggggaCGAGAGAAAATTTCATGCACTCACGATCTGGACGACTCATCAAGCCAAATCCACACTATTTTACAACATTGGTAAGTAATCGAAACCTTTAATtgtctatttaaaaaaatcgctGAAGTTAGGGTTTGAAATTTGGATTTAGATCAATTATAACTTCCTATGTTTGATTGGGCAGTTTTCAAGCGGTATACATATAAAATTGATAGTTTAGATGCTGTGAAGTTATAGCACTTTATAAGTCTAAATTTGAGCTTACACTTTGCCCGAAACGAAATTTTCAAGTTTGTCGCACATGTTGATCGGGTTGCGAATAGTAACCTTTGATTTGAATTTCAAGCCTCTACTTTCAGCAATCCCTTTGAATAGACAGTTAGAAGTTTCAATCATCTTTTGACATTGCAAAACGATGTTGATTCGACTCGACAAGTCATTTGGACCATAAGCATGcaaaaattttctctcttccccctttttccttctcacGAATGAgccccctctcttttcttctttttcttattttgttagTCGATTGCTCTCACGTGAAATATCTTGAGAAGAGAAGAAATATGGATTGAGTTTGTCTATTAAACACATGGGTTTGGGTTGGGCCATTATACTATGGTTTGAGTGCCAATGACTTTGGTGCTAAAGTAGGTACTTAGGCATTGCCATTGAGGACTTGGGCACAGGTACCGAGGTCCTAGGCCCAACCTTTGTGAATTCAGGCCTATTCTCAATGGACCTAGTCACCTAGGCTCAAACACTAGTAACTTACATATGGGAGTCAAATACTGGACATGGTGCTGAGATCCCAAGACAAACCTCTGTAAACTTGTGGCTTGCCTTGATGGACCCGAACTTGGACACTGGTGGTTTTGGTACAAGAGCCAGGTACTCAGGCACGATCATCAAGACCTGAGCCCAAGCACTTGGGCATTGGGCTCAACATCGAGGGACCTATCTATCAAGAAACTAGTCCCAGCCTCGATGGAAGATTGCATGGATACTGGGCAATCAAGCTAAATGTCAAATTTGTAAAGACGACATGCATATAGCTtcatataaaatgaaaacataCACCATTGGTACAATGCACTTGGTTATGCTGTCCAGAAGAGTTTCTCAAAGCGTTGGCTTCTTTGTTGGGTTAATAATGGTGTTTCAACTTTCATCCACCAATGAAGAAGTTTGATGTAGCTAAGTCCTGAAAAGGTGGCATGGTGGAAATCCTGGACAGTCAAGGAAAGAATCGTACTTCATTTCTGTTTCTTCAGCACAATCCGAAGCTGTAGTCCTTGAGTAGGTACTGGCATGGGGTCCCTAATGTAATGATCATCTAAACATAACTCCCAAGAGTATTGAGTGACCAGATAATGGATTACAACAAGGGTTTCGATCCTTGCAAATTCATTTCCTGGGCATATGTGAGGCTCTCCTCCAAAAGGAATAAAGCTGTAGGGTGGTACTGACATCTGGTTTTCAAATCTTGTGGGATCGAACTTTGATGGCTTCGAGAATATGGTCTCATCCATTTGTGTCATGTTTGATGACCAAAAGATCTAAATCACACACGATGTACCAAATGTATGTAAATCGACTGTTTTCATAGATAGAGAGAATATATAGCAGATGAGCAAACAtttgaagagagaggaaaagttgTATGCATCCTTACTTGCCAACCTTTAGGAAAGAGGTATCCACCATAGTAAGTGTCCTTCAAGGCTACCCTGAAGCCACCAAAAATAGGTGGAACCTTTCTCAGAGTTTCCATTGCCACTCTCCATGTGTACTTCATCCTGGCAAGGTCTTCCCAAGTTAAAGGTTCTTCTGAAATCTTGCCTTTTGCTATATCTTCTTGCTCTGCAAAAGCAAAAGGTGCTTATGACTTGTCGCAACAAGGGGGAGGATCATCCTTCCGAGCTTCGTTATTAGAGTTTGACATTTGGCTTTGGAAATTCGCCAAATTTATGAATTGATTTTCCTTACATTTGGCACGTGTTCCATTTTCCAACAGCAAAATAGAGACCATTCACTATCCTCACGCGGCTTGGGTCATAGTTCCAGAGTGAACTGAGTTTGAACATATTTTTCGTCGCTTTGCTTTAGTTTCCTTCCTTTCTGGGCTGCAGGAATCTCTATGCAGATTCTACAAATTTAAAAGATGCCAGAAATAGAGGATGTGTACCTTGAAAAACTGCTTTATGAATAGCCGGATTCTTAGATAGAAAACGACAGCATGAAAGTTATGAGAACCGATGAGGTATCATGTCCATTAACCATGATAAGCATGATATTGTGCAAAATTTCCTTGTCAGTCACtactctttcattttcttcattgcgCTCACTTAACAAGCTTGTGATCAATTCCTGATGAGGAGTTGCAGTGCACTGCTCTAGTTTCACCTTTTTCTCTTATACAAGTATCTTCAACAGATTTTGCACCCTGTAGCTTGCATCGAGGCTCTGATTGTAGCGCATGAACGGCAGTTTTACAGGTATTGACCACATCCCCTCcatcatttcttgaaaattttgcaagaatttttctttgtcaattctTTCCTCTAAACCAAGAGGAGAGAGCATATGATGTTGAATGTAAGGTTTTTCATCAGGGGCAATACCTAAGGGAAATCAAAACTTTAAGTGTGATTTACTCTGCTTTGCTTTCGTTTATTGAAGACATTAAGTGCACTCCCAGTCTACGCATTCATTCTCATAGTCCATACATGCAGAGGCCATACAAGTGTGAACCACAGTCAAATGAGATTATGAGTCCATACACCATGTGTATCTAAAACTTACTATGTATTGAATATGCCTCAAACAGATAAAAGCGACACAGAATTTACAGAATATCGACATACCGCAACTTTTTCCTTGCCCTGCCAATGCAACTAAATGTGCTTTCTTACTTCTTTTTCCATATTCCCCACGTACTGCTTCAGGATTCTGGTCTCAAGAACGACATGAGAGAACCTCTCATGCACTTGTGATCTTGGCCACTGAGTTCCATCAGATTACGGTCTCCCAGAATTGCACGGATGGATGATGTCTGCTTGTTGGCAACCATGCTGCTGTCTCCATGGAATACAAACTTGTTTGCTGCTTGTCCATGAATGAACACTGTCGGTTTGCCGAAGAGAGTGAGCTTTGAGATTGGCCCATACTTCCTCACTCTTTCGCAGAACCATTCTTCTCCTGTGTTTATCCTCATGGCTTGGAGTAGGCCAAGGCTTTGGCCTATAACCAGGATTCCCAGTGATCCCGGAGGTAGCTTTCTTGATGATATTCTCCTTCTCCAGCTTAACAGAAAGAGAACtggtagaagaagaagaagggtgaTCAGAATGTTCATTGTTGGTGCGGGCATGTGTGTGTAATGAGGGAAAGCAGGAGAGTTATAGCTCTATACTTGTCAGTTCCTCATCTAGTATTTTAAGCGGTATATTCCTTCAGCAACGTGGGATGCAGAAAACGTCACCCACTTTGATACgagtttttattaaatattcTGCCGATTTGTCTCGTTTAGTGGACCCTTTATTGATAATTACGGATGAGTAAAACATTTAGGATAAGACTGACCTAACAGGGAAAAATTGATGTGAACTCTggtttgttttcaacaaacGGAGTTGAGCCCAAGAGGAAAACGAAATCTTGCTTTGAAATATACTTTTGTGTTCTTAAAATGTTCCTGGAAAAGGCAAAACCATCAGGCAACAATGCAGCAAATTGCATTATCCCTTCGGAGCAAAAACACAATTGATGGATTGCGCAGAACCCACCAAAACTTGTAGAACAAGATGTGGACTATAGATGTCAGAATTTGAAGACCAGAAAAAATTTATTCAGTTTCTGAGTTCTACTCAAGAAGTTCATTATCGTCTGTGACGATGATCAAATAGTTTCGTCGAACAGTTTCTTTGCATTGTAACTCTGGTTCCATCCTAGTGTCTGGTTCTTTGCACCAGGCACGGCCCTTGTCCCATGTTTTGGTTGGATTTGGACCTTTGTTTGGTTGCATAGCTTTTGAGTGGATGCAATGGACTGCCATTCCAGCAATCAGGAAAATTTGTCGAAGAATCATAAACTATACATCTGGCACACACCTGCACTGTCAAACTCTTTTGAAAGGTGCTCATACTGGAAATCAGCTGAGTGTTTGGACAAGGCTGTTACTTATACGTGTGGCGCTCGAAGAATATGAGGACTTCAGAGCGTGGGTTCTGCATGGATCTGCACTTCTATTTCCTACTCAAAATGCACTTGGCGTTGATGAACTCAAGGAGGCGGCTGAGTTTGAAGTGATGAACTTGATTGTGCTGGCACGGAAGGTGGATGAAAGCAAAGAGAAAGTTACATTGAGGATCCATGGTTGAAGCTGTTGCatcttttaaaggaaaaaacatCCGACGGTGGATGTAGGCAATAATTGCACCATGTGATGTTGAACTTGTAGCCGATGACCATCTATGGAGAAGTTAGAAGTCTGCCTGATGCTGGATGTACATTGTGCACTTCAATCAGGCTGGATTGCATTATGCAAATTCATATTATTCTGATGCATACGCAAAAGATGGACGCTAGTCAATGAAACATCATCACATTGTGCTGCAGGCTAATATTATGTATAACTGTCGTGCAAAGTTGCAAGCACTACCATGAAAAGGAGCTGCAGAAGTAATAACCACACCAGAGATGATGATTTAACGAGTTAATCATGTCTTGTGTCTTGGCAATTGGTATACTTTAGAATAAGAAAGCATGCATAAAGAGGAGAGACTCTTCACATTTCATGTCCCCTACTTTTTTCATCAACCCCATGTACTTTTACTGCGGGTATTTTTAGCAACACAAAATATCTTATCAAATCCTTATAGATTGAAAATGGATCAAAGTAAGCTTGCTACCAAGTCACTATTCATGATGGGTATTAatgtaatcaatttttaatgcaCATCACACATCAGCATCGTTGCGATCATATCAGCTAAATTTTGTGTTGAAAGAACTTAATTAGACAttatatagaaataaaaagacctaattaaaaaaatcaaaatcaagtgCATCTAATTAGGAAAGACAGCCAAAGTATATAGACAACCAAAAAGGTTGAATCATAGAAAGAACAACAACGACAGAACAAGACGAGGAGCAATGATGAATTCTTTAGGATATCAAGACAGAAAAGAAGAGCCATAATCGAGAAGAGAGCTGCAACACGGTTGCTGATTGCTGCGGGGAAAGGAAAACGGCCCTATAATAGTATACAAGAAGAAGGCCCAACACCGAACCAAGGCCTGAAGGGGCGATCCCATCGCGTCACTTCTCTTCCACTTTTACCAACCGAATAAACGGAGAAAACGGAGAAGCATTTGGGAAGTCGACATGGGAGGAAGATCCCGACTTTGGTACTGTTCCTGTGCATCTTCTCGGCTGCCGTCGCGGCCGATTACGTGCGGCCCCAGCCTCGCGAGACCCTCGATTTCCCGTGGGACCGCAAGCCATCTTCTTATCCCCATTCCCCAGCAGGTGAAGGACTTAGCGATTCTCGggccttctttttttctgtccATCTTTCGTTTCGAAAGCCCTCTTTTTTGGGGGATGGAATTTGTCGAGTTTGCGTGGCTTCGTTACCTGGGTCGTCCTTTTCTGTTGAATTCTTTGCGGTGGGGGAGTTGATTCGGCTCGCTTGTCTGCAAGTTCTGAAACTGTCACTTTCTTGGAGCTTTTTGCTGTGTTCTTGAAGCTGGAGTTGCTTCTTGGTTCATCCGGTGGTGAAGATTGTGAGATGTGGAGTGTCAAATCACGTAAAGGGGGACCTCAACTAATGGATAgtacaaagggaaaaaaggaaattttaacGTTAATCTAGGTACTTCATACGGCAACAGACCAAGATGAGTCGTTTACTACTGAAGTTACTATCTTTATCTTTATCGGTGTGATGACTACTGTCAGTCTCATCACCCTACACCGTCCTCGTCGACTATGTTAATTTTTGGCAGTATTGCCAATTTATGGTGAAAGCCAAGGTGTTGAATGATCTGTTAGTGATCTGCCATGAGACAGTaggtttcttgttttttctcaatttatgtGTCTATTGAGTTTGTTTACTTGATTCGCTTAATGGGCAGTGGATTCATCAATAGTTGGTGTTTTCAGTATTGTTTTGAGATGAGTTTCAGCTGCTTCACCAAcatcttaaattgatacattaTGTGACAGTATCAAAATCCTCTTGCAGGTTCACATTTCTTTAGCTGGAGAGGGACATATGCACATCTCGTGGGTCACTGATGGTAAATCTTCCCCTTCATACATGGAATATGGaacattgtcgcgacctaaatttttcgaagtgtgaaccacctaaaatttggttaatggattattaagcctagacttaattcgggctctcccaagcccataccaattcgcgacttaaattcaagttcttaacatgcaatttatttttaaacggagtcgccactaatctatttttggtgggtcgattagaaacccaagtaaagtaacgaggagtttcactttactcctacgaacagAGAGACTATGGAGTACAGGGACTTGGTTCTGatttagatttctctaatgccctttcggtaccattattttattttccaaaaatgttttgcgggcggcttaaattgattttaaatctattttcctaacatgttaggtgatcatgcgggtgcgcaatccaccaatttaacactcggataaacaataaataagcgtaaaaacttacctcaaaacaacgaaagcatcgtaatgttaagttaaaaaccacatcaacaaccctatatatgatttctaattaacacgcaatttctttttgttttttcacttaattaatgagaatcatgcaatatgcaatgcaatattaactaaatgacttaattctaatgtcatgcgatttctaattaaatggatctaACAACAATCCTTAAATGACATACATATtgcatttttctctttcctaaaagaatgtattttttcctaaataatatgactttttgtatttttcataaaattcgaaattagatgaaatgtgaagattacctaattagattaaggtcctaattagtttatattaggaattaggttgagccaaatcctaatttgaactaaaatattatcttgacctaaataattctaaaatgcaatatatctaaaaaatgcctaaacttataacaaattaaaaaaatctaaattaaactaGGTGCAATttaacctaatatgcaatgacatgcaaaatatgcTTTAATACTACattacatatgcatgatgatttttgttgtttttattaattttcgaaattaataattgccgaataattaaaacatgcaacctaaattaaaatctagcaactgaattgatttttgatttttttaaataaaattcttattctaaacatgtaaaccctaaaacatgcaatattctaattcaAACATATCTCGAGATAAACAAGGCAATTAAAGCGagacaattcattcaaaatcatcggAAATATCGCACATCGTTCGAGATCAAGAGACAATATTTGACTTATAAAATCAATagattgatcttaagccttaaagatcaaaatatcaattttattcccacttaattaattatttcatctaaggccttatagatgaaataaaaaatctgaaGCGCGGTTGCGGAATCCGGTAATATGCTGAATTTCCGATCATATactaaagactaattatactaaaaaaaacaagataaaagtaaaataaataaaat
The window above is part of the Eucalyptus grandis isolate ANBG69807.140 chromosome 6, ASM1654582v1, whole genome shotgun sequence genome. Proteins encoded here:
- the LOC120294299 gene encoding taxadiene 5-alpha hydroxylase-like, which encodes MRTNMQEEWLHERVRTYVPISRLSLFGKPTVFIHGQAMNKLIFSGDSSEMANKQTASICAILGDRNLMELRGQDHKCVRDSLKQQVGKMDEEVRKHIELHWQGKEKVAALPLMKNLTFNIICSLLFGMEERAERDKFLQNFQEIIEGVWLIPVKLPFTCYSRSLHASSRVQGLLKELVQEKKEKLDSALPLLIKN